Proteins encoded together in one Bacteroides zoogleoformans window:
- the folB gene encoding dihydroneopterin aldolase, whose protein sequence is MSGYIFLDNLRFFAHHGVGEQETISGNEFTVNLRLKVDFTRVMHTDDVADTVSYADVYEAVKAEMAISSRLLEHVCGRITDRLFRDFPLIEEIHLKLAKRNPPMGADIEAAGIELTLQRPL, encoded by the coding sequence ATGTCCGGTTATATCTTTCTCGATAATCTTCGTTTCTTTGCCCATCACGGAGTGGGCGAACAGGAAACCATTTCGGGCAATGAGTTCACCGTGAACTTGCGGCTGAAAGTGGACTTTACGCGTGTCATGCACACGGACGATGTGGCCGATACCGTCAGCTACGCCGACGTGTACGAAGCCGTGAAAGCGGAAATGGCAATATCTTCCCGACTGTTAGAGCACGTCTGCGGACGAATTACCGACCGCCTGTTTCGCGACTTCCCGTTGATAGAAGAAATCCACTTGAAACTTGCCAAGCGCAATCCGCCCATGGGGGCGGATATTGAAGCGGCAGGTATAGAACTGACCCTTCAACGCCCTCTATAA
- a CDS encoding DUF3244 domain-containing protein, whose product MKAKTFIFLLAVLIVAPMNAVVNLQKRKPRVNKHLEEVRAVTRSPINYIIDVSGDETCLQIMLRFPLSDADITITDKDGNTVVYEPQTSGFGGKVFYIHTPKAYPYMIEISSPAVDIVGEIVLE is encoded by the coding sequence ATGAAGGCAAAGACATTTATTTTTCTTTTAGCGGTACTGATTGTGGCACCGATGAATGCGGTAGTAAACCTGCAAAAACGAAAACCACGTGTTAATAAACATTTGGAGGAAGTACGTGCTGTCACTCGTTCTCCCATCAATTATATCATAGATGTAAGTGGTGATGAAACTTGTTTGCAAATCATGTTAAGGTTTCCTTTATCTGATGCAGACATCACTATTACGGATAAAGATGGGAATACTGTAGTTTACGAACCTCAAACATCCGGTTTTGGTGGGAAAGTTTTTTATATCCATACTCCCAAAGCCTATCCTTATATGATAGAGATATCTTCACCAGCAGTGGATATAGTGGGAGAAATCGTGTTGGAATAG
- a CDS encoding 4-alpha-glucanotransferase, translated as MTLSFNIEYRTSWGEEVRVLGSIPELGDNRFDEAFSLHTVDGICWTAELDIRVPEDKTIRYGYHIYKDGKPVRSEWNSLPRILHVADNPKKTYRMEDGWKNLPEQQYFYTSAFTESLLAHHDRSAAPRAYKKGLLIKAYAPCIDSDHCLALCGNQKTLGDWNPGKAVLMSDLDFPEWQIELDADKISFPLEYKFVLYNKKEGRAVAWEENPNRYMANLQLASNETLVVGDRYVYFNLPAWKGSGVAVPVFSLRSEKSFGVGDFGDLRRMIDWAVATRQKVVQILPINDTTMTHTWTDSYPYNSISIYAFHPMYADLKQLGRLKDKERMAEFDKRRKELNALSTIDYEAVNKVKWDYFRLIFKQEGEKVLVSDAFRNFYEANKEWLRPYAVFSYLRDAYKTPNFREWPRYSVYDAAEIETLCRPEAADYPHIAIYYYIQFNLHLQLLAATEHARANGVVLKGDIPIGISRNSVEAWTEPHYFNLNGQAGAPPDDFSVNGQNWGFPTYNWDVMEKDGYAWWMKRFSKMAEYFDAYRIDHILGFFRIWEIPMHAVHGLLGQFVPALGMTREEIESYGLSFREDLFLKPYIHEYFLEQMFGPHTGYVKQTFIEPTDVWEVYRMRPEFDTQRKVEAYFVGKTDADSIWIRDGLYALISNVLFVPDRTDPYKYHPRIAVQHDYVYRALNDWEKEAFNRLYDGYYYHRHNEFWGQQAMKKLPQLTQSTRMLVCGEDLGMIPGCVAWVMNELRILSLEIQRMPKDPTQEFGHPDWYPYRSVCTVSTHDMSTLRGWWEEDYPQTQRYYNSMLGHYGSAPSAATPELCEEVIRKHLESNSILCILSLQDWMSMDGKWRNPNVDEERINVPANPRHYWRWRMHLTLEQLMKAESLNEKVRGLIGQTGRFK; from the coding sequence ATGACACTATCATTTAATATTGAGTATCGTACCAGCTGGGGAGAAGAAGTCAGAGTCCTGGGCTCTATCCCTGAATTAGGTGACAATCGGTTCGATGAGGCATTCTCTCTGCATACGGTGGACGGTATCTGTTGGACGGCGGAACTCGACATCCGGGTTCCGGAAGATAAAACAATCAGGTACGGCTACCATATCTACAAGGACGGCAAACCGGTGCGTTCCGAATGGAACAGCCTGCCGCGTATCTTGCATGTGGCGGACAATCCGAAGAAAACTTACCGTATGGAAGATGGTTGGAAAAATCTGCCGGAACAACAGTATTTCTACACTTCGGCATTCACCGAATCTTTATTGGCGCACCATGACCGCAGTGCCGCTCCTCGCGCTTATAAGAAAGGCTTGTTGATAAAGGCTTATGCTCCTTGCATAGATAGCGATCACTGTCTGGCGCTTTGCGGAAACCAAAAGACATTGGGCGATTGGAATCCTGGCAAGGCGGTTCTTATGAGCGACCTTGACTTTCCCGAATGGCAAATAGAGTTGGATGCCGATAAAATCAGCTTTCCGTTGGAGTATAAGTTCGTTTTATACAATAAGAAAGAAGGCCGTGCAGTGGCTTGGGAGGAGAATCCTAACCGCTATATGGCCAATCTGCAGCTGGCAAGCAATGAGACATTGGTCGTCGGCGATCGTTACGTATATTTCAATCTTCCCGCCTGGAAAGGTTCGGGGGTGGCTGTGCCCGTTTTCTCTCTCCGTTCGGAAAAGAGCTTTGGGGTAGGTGATTTCGGCGACTTGAGGCGCATGATAGATTGGGCGGTAGCCACTCGGCAGAAAGTCGTACAGATTCTGCCCATCAACGATACCACCATGACGCATACCTGGACGGATTCTTATCCTTATAACAGCATCTCCATCTATGCTTTCCATCCCATGTACGCCGATTTGAAACAACTGGGCAGGTTGAAGGATAAAGAGCGGATGGCCGAATTCGACAAGCGTCGGAAGGAGCTGAATGCCTTGTCCACTATAGACTACGAGGCGGTAAATAAAGTGAAATGGGACTATTTCCGTCTCATATTCAAGCAGGAGGGTGAAAAAGTACTGGTTTCGGATGCCTTCCGCAACTTTTATGAAGCCAATAAGGAATGGCTGCGTCCGTATGCTGTCTTCAGCTATCTGCGCGATGCTTATAAAACTCCCAACTTCCGCGAGTGGCCTCGTTATAGCGTCTATGATGCCGCGGAAATAGAGACCTTGTGCCGGCCTGAAGCTGCCGACTATCCGCACATCGCTATCTATTACTATATCCAGTTTAATCTGCACCTGCAACTGCTTGCCGCCACCGAACATGCGCGGGCCAATGGTGTGGTGCTGAAGGGCGATATCCCCATCGGCATCAGCCGCAACAGTGTGGAGGCGTGGACGGAACCTCATTACTTCAACCTGAACGGCCAGGCCGGTGCGCCTCCCGACGACTTCTCGGTGAACGGACAGAACTGGGGATTTCCTACCTACAACTGGGATGTCATGGAGAAAGATGGCTATGCGTGGTGGATGAAACGTTTCAGTAAAATGGCGGAATACTTCGATGCTTATCGCATAGACCATATTCTTGGCTTCTTCCGCATCTGGGAGATACCGATGCATGCCGTGCACGGTCTGTTGGGGCAGTTTGTCCCTGCCTTGGGCATGACGCGCGAGGAGATAGAAAGCTATGGGTTGAGTTTCCGTGAAGACCTCTTCCTGAAGCCCTATATCCACGAGTATTTTCTTGAACAGATGTTCGGTCCCCACACCGGCTACGTGAAACAGACATTTATCGAACCTACGGATGTTTGGGAAGTTTACCGCATGCGTCCGGAGTTCGATACCCAACGTAAAGTAGAAGCTTATTTTGTCGGGAAAACGGATGCTGACAGTATTTGGATTCGTGATGGTCTATACGCCCTTATCAGTAATGTGCTGTTTGTCCCCGACCGTACAGACCCGTATAAATACCATCCCCGCATCGCCGTGCAGCACGATTACGTCTATCGGGCCCTGAACGATTGGGAGAAAGAGGCTTTCAATCGTTTGTACGACGGGTATTATTATCATCGGCACAATGAATTCTGGGGACAGCAGGCCATGAAGAAGCTGCCGCAGTTGACACAATCTACCCGCATGCTGGTGTGTGGCGAAGACCTGGGCATGATTCCCGGCTGTGTGGCGTGGGTGATGAACGAACTGCGCATTCTCTCCTTAGAGATACAGCGTATGCCGAAAGACCCGACGCAGGAGTTCGGGCATCCCGATTGGTATCCTTACCGTTCGGTCTGCACCGTCTCCACGCACGATATGTCAACTCTGCGCGGCTGGTGGGAAGAAGATTATCCGCAGACGCAACGATACTATAACTCCATGCTCGGACACTATGGCAGTGCTCCTTCCGCGGCCACGCCTGAGCTTTGCGAAGAGGTGATACGCAAGCACCTTGAGAGCAACTCCATTTTGTGCATCCTTTCTTTGCAGGACTGGATGTCGATGGACGGGAAATGGCGCAACCCCAATGTGGACGAAGAACGCATCAACGTACCTGCCAACCCGAGGCATTACTGGCGTTGGCGCATGCATCTGACGCTGGAACAGCTGATGAAAGCCGAGAGCCTGAATGAAAAGGTCAGAGGGCTGATTGGGCAGACGGGTAGATTCAAATAA
- a CDS encoding NADPH-dependent oxidoreductase, translated as MESMKQRRTIRKYQPKDIPADLLNDLLETSFRASTVGNMQVYSVIVTRDADRKAKLAPAHFNQPMVQTAPVVLTFCIDLNRFSKWCRQRNAEPGYDNFEWFVTGAVDALLVAQTFCVAAEEAGLGICYLGTTTYNPQMIIETLHLPELVFPITTVTVGWPEELPEQTDRLPLEALVHNEVYRDYTPDDINRLYAHKESLPQNRQFVQENNKQTLAQVFTDIRYTKKANEAMSENLWETMKKQGF; from the coding sequence ATGGAAAGCATGAAACAACGGAGAACCATCCGGAAATACCAACCCAAAGACATCCCGGCCGATTTGTTAAATGATTTGCTCGAAACATCCTTCCGGGCTTCCACAGTCGGAAACATGCAGGTTTACAGCGTGATTGTGACGCGCGATGCCGATCGCAAAGCAAAGCTGGCGCCTGCTCATTTTAACCAACCGATGGTACAGACCGCACCGGTGGTACTTACTTTCTGCATCGATTTGAATCGCTTCAGCAAATGGTGCCGGCAACGAAATGCCGAACCGGGATATGACAATTTCGAATGGTTTGTGACAGGGGCCGTCGACGCATTACTGGTGGCACAGACATTTTGCGTAGCCGCCGAAGAAGCAGGATTGGGCATTTGCTATCTGGGCACCACCACTTACAATCCCCAAATGATTATTGAAACATTGCACCTGCCCGAACTCGTCTTCCCCATCACCACAGTAACAGTGGGATGGCCCGAGGAGCTGCCGGAACAAACAGACCGTCTGCCTTTGGAAGCACTCGTACACAACGAAGTTTATCGTGATTATACCCCCGACGACATCAACCGGCTGTATGCTCATAAAGAATCGCTTCCGCAGAATAGGCAGTTCGTACAAGAGAATAACAAGCAGACGCTGGCTCAAGTCTTCACCGACATACGTTATACAAAGAAAGCCAATGAAGCCATGTCGGAGAATCTATGGGAAACAATGAAAAAGCAGGGTTTTTAA
- a CDS encoding adenosylcobalamin-dependent ribonucleoside-diphosphate reductase: MEKKLYSYDEAYKESLRYFQGDELAARVWVNKYAVKDSYGNIYEKSPEDMHWRIADEVARIEAKYPNPLSSEELFKLLDHFKYIVPQGSPMTGIGNNYQVASLSNCFVIGVDGEADSYGAIFKIDEEQVQLMKRRGGVGHDLSHIRPKGSPVKNSALTSTGLVPFMERYSNSTREVAQDGRRGALMLSVSIKHPDSEAFIDAKMTEGKVTGANVSVKLTDDFMQAAADGEPYVQQYPIDAAEPKVKKNVDASALWKKIVHNAWKSAEPGVLFWDTILRESVPDCYADLGYRTVSTNPCGEIPLCPYDSCRLLAVNLYSYVVNPFKADAYFDFELFKKHVELAQRIMDDIIDLELEKIERIMQKIDGDPEGDEVKQTERTLWQKIYKKSGQGRRTGVGITAEGDMLAALGLRYGTEEATEFSEKVHKTVALSAYRSSVRMAKERGAFEIYDTEREKNNPFINRLREADPEMYEEMTKYGRRNIACLTIAPTGTTSLMTQTTSGIEPVFLPVYKRRRKVNPNDTNVRVDFIDETGDAFEEYIVFHPKFVTWMEAQGYNPARRYTQEEVDALVEQSPYYKATSNDVDWLMKVKMQGRIQKWVDHSISVTINLPHDVDEDLVNRLYVEAWKSGCKGCTVYRDGSRSGVLISTKKDKKAELPPCKPPTVVETRPRILDADVVRFQNNKEKWVAFVGLLDNHPYEIFTGVLDDDEGIILPKNVVSGHIIKNVDENGNKRYDFQFENKRGYKVTIEGLSEKFNKEYWNYAKLISGVLRYRMPIEQVIKLVGSLQLDSESINTWKNGVERALKKYIQDGTEAKGKKCPNCGNETLVYQEGCLICKTCGASRCG, encoded by the coding sequence GTGGAAAAGAAACTTTATTCTTATGATGAAGCCTATAAAGAATCTTTACGATACTTTCAAGGTGACGAACTCGCTGCCAGAGTTTGGGTGAACAAATATGCGGTTAAAGATTCTTACGGAAACATTTACGAGAAATCTCCGGAAGACATGCATTGGAGAATAGCGGATGAAGTGGCTCGCATAGAAGCGAAGTACCCCAATCCGTTGAGTTCGGAAGAACTTTTCAAGTTGCTCGATCACTTTAAGTATATTGTTCCTCAAGGAAGCCCGATGACAGGAATCGGCAATAATTATCAGGTTGCTTCTCTCTCCAATTGCTTTGTAATCGGTGTGGACGGTGAGGCAGATTCCTATGGAGCCATCTTCAAGATAGACGAAGAGCAAGTGCAGCTGATGAAACGCCGCGGCGGGGTGGGGCACGACTTGTCTCATATTCGTCCCAAGGGTTCTCCGGTGAAGAATTCGGCATTGACCTCTACCGGTTTGGTGCCTTTCATGGAGCGTTATTCCAACTCCACCCGCGAAGTGGCCCAAGACGGCCGGCGCGGCGCTTTGATGTTGAGCGTATCCATTAAGCACCCTGACTCGGAAGCGTTTATCGATGCCAAGATGACCGAAGGCAAGGTGACCGGCGCCAATGTGTCGGTGAAGTTGACCGACGACTTCATGCAAGCGGCCGCTGATGGTGAGCCGTATGTTCAGCAATATCCGATTGACGCTGCCGAGCCGAAAGTGAAGAAGAATGTCGATGCGTCTGCCTTGTGGAAGAAGATTGTGCATAACGCATGGAAATCGGCGGAGCCGGGCGTGCTCTTTTGGGATACTATTCTAAGGGAGTCGGTTCCCGATTGTTATGCCGATTTGGGTTATCGTACCGTTTCTACCAATCCTTGCGGTGAAATTCCGTTATGTCCGTATGATTCGTGCCGATTGCTTGCCGTCAATCTTTACTCGTATGTAGTCAACCCGTTTAAAGCGGACGCTTATTTTGACTTTGAACTCTTCAAGAAACATGTAGAGCTGGCTCAGCGCATTATGGACGACATCATCGACCTTGAGCTGGAAAAGATTGAGCGCATCATGCAAAAAATAGATGGCGACCCCGAAGGAGACGAGGTGAAGCAAACCGAGCGTACGCTTTGGCAGAAGATATACAAGAAGAGCGGGCAAGGACGTCGTACGGGCGTAGGTATCACCGCCGAGGGCGACATGCTTGCGGCCTTGGGCTTGCGTTATGGAACGGAGGAGGCTACGGAGTTCTCGGAGAAGGTGCACAAGACCGTGGCGCTTAGCGCATACCGTTCGTCTGTTCGGATGGCCAAGGAAAGAGGTGCTTTTGAGATTTATGATACGGAGCGTGAGAAAAACAACCCGTTCATCAACCGTCTGCGCGAGGCCGATCCGGAAATGTACGAGGAGATGACGAAATACGGGCGCCGCAACATAGCCTGCCTTACCATTGCGCCGACCGGAACAACCAGTCTGATGACACAGACCACTTCGGGCATCGAACCGGTGTTCTTGCCCGTGTACAAACGTCGTCGCAAGGTGAATCCTAACGACACGAATGTGCGCGTGGATTTCATCGACGAAACCGGTGACGCTTTTGAAGAATATATCGTTTTCCATCCCAAGTTCGTGACTTGGATGGAGGCGCAAGGCTACAATCCTGCCCGGCGTTATACGCAGGAGGAGGTGGATGCTTTGGTGGAGCAATCGCCTTATTACAAGGCAACTTCCAACGATGTGGACTGGCTGATGAAGGTAAAGATGCAGGGACGTATCCAGAAATGGGTGGATCACTCCATCAGTGTAACCATCAATCTGCCTCACGATGTGGATGAGGATTTGGTAAATAGATTGTATGTAGAAGCGTGGAAGTCCGGCTGCAAGGGCTGTACGGTCTATCGCGACGGTTCGCGCTCGGGTGTGCTCATTTCTACGAAAAAGGATAAGAAAGCAGAGCTGCCTCCATGCAAGCCGCCTACGGTTGTTGAGACGCGTCCCAGAATATTGGATGCGGATGTCGTGCGTTTTCAGAACAACAAAGAAAAGTGGGTGGCATTCGTAGGATTGTTGGACAACCATCCTTACGAGATATTCACCGGTGTGCTGGATGACGATGAAGGCATCATTCTGCCGAAGAATGTGGTTTCCGGGCATATCATCAAGAATGTGGATGAAAATGGAAACAAACGTTACGACTTCCAGTTTGAAAACAAACGCGGATATAAAGTTACCATCGAAGGGTTGTCCGAGAAGTTCAACAAAGAATATTGGAACTATGCCAAGCTGATTTCCGGCGTATTGCGTTATCGCATGCCCATCGAGCAGGTCATCAAGTTGGTAGGCTCGCTGCAATTGGACAGCGAAAGCATAAATACATGGAAGAATGGTGTGGAGCGTGCTTTGAAGAAATACATTCAGGACGGAACGGAGGCCAAGGGCAAGAAGTGCCCGAACTGTGGCAACGAGACACTGGTCTATCAGGAGGGATGTCTCATCTGTAAGACGTGCGGCGCTTCCCGTTGCGGGTGA
- the dnaA gene encoding chromosomal replication initiator protein DnaA — MSEINHVGLWNRCLEVIRDNVPEQAYKTWFLPIAPLKYEDKTLVVQVPSQFFYEYLEDKYVDLLRKTLYKVIGQGTRLMYNIMVDKSSRKTVDYESTQRTIIPQKTVVDKAIPQIPVSELDPHLNPEYNFETFIEGYSNKLSRSVAEAVALNPAKTIFNPLFLYGASGVGKTHLANAIGTKIKELYPEKRVLYVSAHLFQVQYTDSVRNNTTNDFINFYQTIDVLIIDDIQEFAGVTKTQNTFFHIFNHLHQNGKQLILTSDRAPVLLQGMEERLITRFKWGMVAELEKPTIELRKNILKNKIHRDGLRFPQEVIDYIAENVGDSVRDLEGIVISIMAHSTIYNKEVDLELAQRIVRKVVNNENKAVTVDDIINAVCRHFGVDTAIIHTKSRKREVVQARQVAMYLAKSHTDFSAAKIGLLIGHKDHATVLHACKTIKELKEVDKTFRAEIDDIRSVLKKPN; from the coding sequence ATGAGTGAAATAAATCATGTCGGGCTGTGGAACCGTTGTCTTGAGGTGATAAGAGACAACGTGCCGGAGCAGGCATATAAAACATGGTTTCTTCCTATCGCCCCATTGAAATATGAGGACAAAACACTGGTGGTGCAGGTGCCCAGCCAGTTCTTTTACGAGTATCTGGAGGATAAGTATGTAGACTTATTGCGAAAGACGCTCTATAAGGTTATTGGCCAAGGGACACGGTTGATGTATAATATTATGGTTGACAAGAGTTCGCGGAAAACCGTGGATTATGAATCAACGCAGCGTACCATTATCCCTCAAAAAACGGTGGTGGATAAGGCCATTCCGCAAATTCCGGTATCCGAACTGGACCCGCACTTAAATCCGGAGTATAACTTTGAAACATTTATCGAAGGCTATAGCAACAAGTTGTCGCGCAGTGTGGCAGAAGCGGTTGCACTCAATCCGGCCAAAACAATCTTCAACCCGTTGTTCCTGTATGGGGCTTCGGGAGTGGGAAAGACCCACCTGGCTAATGCCATCGGTACCAAGATAAAAGAGCTGTATCCGGAAAAACGCGTGTTGTATGTATCCGCTCACCTCTTTCAGGTGCAATATACTGATTCTGTGCGCAACAATACGACCAACGATTTCATAAACTTCTATCAGACCATTGACGTTTTAATCATTGACGATATACAGGAATTTGCCGGTGTGACTAAAACGCAGAACACTTTCTTTCATATCTTCAATCACCTTCATCAGAATGGCAAGCAGCTCATCCTTACTTCCGACCGTGCGCCGGTGTTGTTGCAAGGCATGGAGGAACGTTTGATTACACGTTTTAAATGGGGCATGGTGGCGGAACTTGAAAAGCCCACCATAGAGCTTCGGAAGAATATTCTGAAAAACAAGATACACCGTGACGGCCTGCGGTTTCCGCAAGAGGTTATCGACTATATTGCAGAGAATGTGGGTGACAGCGTGCGCGATTTGGAAGGTATCGTCATATCTATCATGGCGCATTCCACCATCTATAACAAGGAGGTTGACCTGGAGCTGGCGCAGCGTATCGTCCGCAAGGTGGTGAACAATGAGAATAAAGCCGTGACGGTAGATGATATTATCAATGCCGTGTGCAGGCATTTCGGCGTAGACACGGCCATTATTCACACGAAATCCAGAAAACGTGAAGTGGTGCAGGCCAGGCAGGTGGCCATGTATTTAGCTAAAAGTCATACGGATTTTTCCGCTGCTAAAATCGGGTTGCTCATCGGGCATAAGGATCATGCGACCGTGTTGCATGCTTGCAAGACCATCAAGGAGCTGAAAGAGGTGGATAAAACGTTCCGGGCGGAAATAGACGACATCCGGTCGGTCTTGAAAAAGCCAAACTGA
- a CDS encoding tetratricopeptide repeat protein, with protein MKKIFAQADSLLNTQPDSALRLLQVLPASQELSRSESACYALLLAQATDKCEKPLFPCDSLLDIALGYYDNDEKECALALLYKGRLEVEMDQSERAVEFFLKGLKVIAKFPEEAETHRHLLSSLGNEYYNANLYERAGNTYRELYKYCTAYKDKAIALNSLASYYSAIEKDDSSLVFKHEALKYARMAKDSATIAMSAHNLSIDYYWRDLPDTALHYAQIALQWYFGGKMQSHYYAHVGRIFWNKERTDSAIYYINKSLEESTNIRRRAAALLDLSNIKEGQGDYKTAIAYLQEHVSLIDSLYASDRSSEIQKLIHKYDIQTKIHAEKERSGNLLRNMITGFVLVCLLIVLFFRARINKRKRMQRVYEERLVQTRKELSILQNSIEESQHIITLLQHEQSGLMQEKEQNQKEIEEREARIIKLQGEKIDLCNWLFKQSAIYKKIMKLSEQKVSDKKELSVLSSDELEKLTETIFDIYADYIAEQKSLYGKLTKEDLLYLCLDKMGFSSQVISLCFGNIDTHALAQRKYRIKEKMQN; from the coding sequence GTGAAAAAAATCTTCGCACAGGCCGATTCACTACTGAATACGCAACCGGACAGTGCGCTGCGACTGCTGCAAGTACTGCCTGCATCGCAAGAACTATCCCGGAGCGAGAGTGCGTGCTATGCATTGTTGTTGGCGCAGGCCACAGACAAATGCGAGAAACCGCTTTTTCCTTGTGACTCGCTGCTGGACATTGCTTTGGGCTATTATGACAACGATGAAAAGGAATGTGCACTTGCTTTGCTCTACAAAGGAAGATTGGAAGTAGAGATGGATCAAAGTGAAAGAGCCGTCGAATTCTTCCTGAAAGGGCTGAAGGTCATTGCCAAATTTCCCGAAGAAGCAGAAACCCATAGACATCTGCTTAGTTCGTTGGGCAATGAATACTATAATGCGAATCTATATGAAAGAGCCGGCAATACCTATCGGGAGCTATATAAATATTGTACGGCATACAAAGATAAAGCGATAGCGCTGAACAGCCTTGCATCTTACTATTCTGCCATAGAGAAAGACGATTCTTCACTCGTGTTTAAGCATGAAGCCTTGAAATATGCCCGAATGGCGAAAGATTCCGCCACTATTGCCATGTCGGCACACAACCTAAGCATAGATTATTATTGGAGAGATTTACCGGATACTGCGTTGCATTATGCACAGATAGCTTTACAGTGGTATTTTGGCGGTAAAATGCAGAGTCATTATTACGCTCATGTAGGAAGAATCTTTTGGAATAAAGAAAGAACGGATTCTGCCATATACTACATCAATAAGAGTTTGGAAGAAAGTACAAACATCAGAAGAAGGGCCGCTGCATTATTAGACTTATCCAACATCAAAGAAGGGCAGGGAGACTATAAGACTGCCATAGCCTATCTGCAAGAGCATGTCTCGTTGATAGACTCTTTATATGCCTCCGACCGTTCCTCTGAAATACAAAAGCTTATTCATAAATATGACATACAAACCAAGATACATGCCGAAAAAGAAAGAAGCGGGAATCTATTGAGGAATATGATCACAGGCTTTGTTCTTGTTTGCTTGCTTATCGTACTCTTTTTTCGCGCACGCATCAATAAAAGGAAAAGGATGCAGCGTGTTTATGAGGAAAGGTTGGTACAAACCCGGAAGGAACTTTCCATCCTGCAAAACTCCATTGAAGAGAGTCAGCACATCATTACGCTGTTGCAGCATGAACAAAGTGGTTTGATGCAGGAAAAGGAACAGAACCAAAAAGAGATAGAAGAGCGCGAAGCGCGCATCATAAAGCTGCAAGGCGAAAAAATAGACTTATGCAACTGGCTGTTCAAGCAAAGTGCCATATATAAGAAGATAATGAAGCTCTCTGAACAAAAAGTCTCGGATAAGAAAGAACTGAGCGTTTTATCGAGCGATGAACTGGAAAAACTGACGGAAACCATCTTCGATATTTATGCCGATTACATAGCGGAGCAAAAGAGTCTGTATGGCAAGTTGACCAAAGAAGACTTGTTGTATCTGTGCTTGGATAAAATGGGATTTTCCTCTCAAGTCATATCCCTCTGCTTTGGGAATATAGATACACATGCACTGGCTCAAAGAAAATATCGCATAAAAGAGAAAATGCAGAACTGA
- a CDS encoding MlaD family protein, with protein MKYITREVKIGIAGIAALCILVYGINYLKGVNMFKPSTYFYVEFQNVNGLTKSSPVFADGFRVGIVRDLYYDYTRPGKVVAEIDVNPELRIPKGSTAELAAEMLGGVKMTLLLANNPREKYNVGDTIPGLLNSGVMEKVASMMPQVEKILPKLDSILASLNGILADPSITETLHNVQNVTADMAVTSRQLRALMHTDIPQLTGKLNSIGDNFVLISNNLKEIDYAAAMQKIDGTLKDVKNITDKMTRKDNTVGLLLNDSSLYNNLNLTTANAASLLEDLKAHPKRYVHFSLFGRKNK; from the coding sequence ATGAAGTATATTACAAGGGAAGTTAAAATAGGAATAGCCGGTATAGCCGCACTCTGCATATTGGTATATGGCATTAATTATCTGAAGGGTGTTAACATGTTCAAGCCTTCCACTTATTTCTATGTGGAGTTTCAGAATGTAAATGGGCTGACGAAATCCAGTCCGGTTTTTGCAGATGGTTTCCGGGTAGGCATTGTGCGCGATTTGTATTACGATTATACACGGCCCGGAAAAGTGGTCGCTGAAATAGATGTCAATCCGGAACTGCGCATACCCAAAGGGAGTACGGCGGAATTGGCGGCCGAGATGCTGGGCGGCGTGAAGATGACCTTGTTGCTTGCCAATAATCCGCGCGAGAAATACAATGTAGGAGATACGATTCCCGGTCTATTGAACAGCGGTGTGATGGAAAAAGTTGCTTCTATGATGCCGCAAGTGGAGAAAATATTGCCTAAACTGGATTCTATTCTTGCCTCTTTGAATGGGATATTGGCCGACCCTTCCATAACTGAAACTCTGCACAATGTGCAAAATGTAACGGCCGATATGGCTGTTACAAGCCGGCAACTAAGGGCACTTATGCACACCGACATCCCGCAGCTGACCGGTAAGCTCAATAGCATAGGAGATAACTTTGTTCTCATATCAAACAACCTGAAAGAGATTGACTATGCCGCTGCCATGCAAAAAATAGACGGCACTTTGAAAGATGTAAAAAACATTACAGATAAGATGACAAGAAAAGATAATACCGTCGGACTCTTGCTGAACGATTCTTCTTTATACAATAATCTGAATCTCACCACCGCCAATGCGGCAAGTCTTCTTGAGGACTTGAAAGCGCACCCGAAACGCTATGTCCATTTTTCTTTGTTCGGAAGAAAAAATAAGTAG